Part of the Desulfonispora thiosulfatigenes DSM 11270 genome is shown below.
TGATGCTGTAAAGAGTTTGCGTAATGGAAAAAAAAGAGACTTTAAACCTTTTGCAGTAATGGCTAAAAATCAAGAGATATTAAAAAAGTATTGTAAAATTTCTAGCCCTGAAGAACAGGCGTTAACAGCAGCAAATGCACCTATTGTAATTTTAGAGAGAACCTCAGAAAAACTACCAACAAGCTTAACAATGGGACTAAATACTTTAGGGGCAATGCTTCCATATACCCCGCTTCATCTATTATTATTTAAAGATAATTTAGAATTATTAGTCATGACTAGTGGGAACGTTAGTAGCAATCCTCTTATATATAAAGATGATAGTGCTTTTAAATCTTTAGTAGAGTTAGCAGATTACTTTTTAGTGCATGATAGAGAAATTTATAATCGTTGTGATGATTCTGTAGTTAAAGTAATTAATAATAATATACAAATATTTCGCAGGGCAAGGGGTTATGTACCCTTACCAGTAGAAATCCCAAAGTCAGAAGCTCTACTAGCCTGTGGGGGAGAATTAAAAAATACATTTTGCTTAACTAAGGGAAATAAAGCTTTTTTAAGTCAACATCTTGGGGATCTTGAAAATTTTGCAAATTTTAATGAATATATAGAAACAATAGAAAAAATGCAAAATTATTTTAATATTAATCCTAGTCTAATTGTTATTGATAGTCATCCGAATTTTGTAGCTAGAAACTGGGCTTATGAACAAAATATTCCTGTAGTAGAGGTCCAACATCATCATGCGCATCTAGCAAGTTGTTTAGCAGATAATAATTTAGATGAAAAGGTTTTAGGGGTGGTATGTGATGGAACTGGATATGGAACGGATGGTCATATATGGGGTATGGAATTTTTATTAGGTGATTTTACAAGTTTTGAAAGATTAGCTCATTTAGAGTATATACCTTTACCATCAGGTGATTTAGCTTCTAAAGAACCACTAAGAATTGTGGCTAGTTATCTTTATAAGTATTTAGGGGAAAAGGAATTTTTAGAAAATAAAGTATTATTAAAAAAATATAGTTTAGCAGAATTAAAAATTATACAAAAACAGATTGATTCAAAGATCAATACTCCATTATCTTCTAGCTGTGGTCGCTTATTTGACGCTGTAAGCGCTTTTATAGGTGTATGTACTAGAGTTAGCTATGAAGGGCAAGCAGCCATGGAATTAGAGGCAATTGTAGCTAAAGACTATAGGGGAAAAGGCTATAATTTTGAAATTTTAAAAGAAGAAAAACTTATTATCTCTACTAAAATTATGTGGCAAGAAATAATTAAGGATTTAAGCGAAGAGGTATCTAGGGAAATTATAGCAGCCAAGTTTCATAAAACAATTGCTATGATGATTTTGGAGGTAGTTAAAAGTTTAGAAGATAAATTACCCTCGAAAAAGGTTGCACTTAGTGGAGGAGTAATGCAAAATAAGTTATTAAGTGAAATTTTAATTAATCTTTTAAAAGAAAA
Proteins encoded:
- the hypF gene encoding carbamoyltransferase HypF; protein product: MEAQLIEVSGIVQGVGFRPFIYRMAKENNIKGWVINDSKGVSIHAEGTKENIKNFIKNIYNKLPQQALIKDLKYKDIKAKEYNDFNILASQNGGSQDTLIPPDLAMCADCLKDILDEKNSRYEYPFTNCTNCGPRFTIIKEVPYDRIKTTMKDFPMCKECEQEFTNPSQRRFHAQPNACPKCGPSLNLYDRNQNILEGGLQKARELLAQGKILAVKGLGGYHLVCDGLNNDAVKSLRNGKKRDFKPFAVMAKNQEILKKYCKISSPEEQALTAANAPIVILERTSEKLPTSLTMGLNTLGAMLPYTPLHLLLFKDNLELLVMTSGNVSSNPLIYKDDSAFKSLVELADYFLVHDREIYNRCDDSVVKVINNNIQIFRRARGYVPLPVEIPKSEALLACGGELKNTFCLTKGNKAFLSQHLGDLENFANFNEYIETIEKMQNYFNINPSLIVIDSHPNFVARNWAYEQNIPVVEVQHHHAHLASCLADNNLDEKVLGVVCDGTGYGTDGHIWGMEFLLGDFTSFERLAHLEYIPLPSGDLASKEPLRIVASYLYKYLGEKEFLENKVLLKKYSLAELKIIQKQIDSKINTPLSSSCGRLFDAVSAFIGVCTRVSYEGQAAMELEAIVAKDYRGKGYNFEILKEEKLIISTKIMWQEIIKDLSEEVSREIIAAKFHKTIAMMILEVVKSLEDKLPSKKVALSGGVMQNKLLSEILINLLKENEYEPIVHKNVPANDGGISLGQALIGGNINVCSSTIKSN